A stretch of Pseudomonas sp. LS.1a DNA encodes these proteins:
- the argC gene encoding N-acetyl-gamma-glutamyl-phosphate reductase — translation MHTPVVFIDGDQGTTGLQIHARLQGRSDLRLLTLAEAERKDPQRRREAINSADIALLCLPDEAAREAVTTIHNPQVRVIDASSAHRTTPGWVYGLPELDEQQAERIAHSKRVSNPGCYPTGAIALLRPLVKAGLLPADYPLNIHAISGYSGGGRAAVERHEQPTAGKTPALQLYGLELAHKHVPEIQQHAGLSARPMFMPGYGAYRQGIVLSIPLQLRLLPGQVSAEQLQACLEQHYQGARYVQLMPLHQHGAAPNLDPEALNDSNDLRLALYANPEHGQVLLTAVFDNLGKGASGAAVQNLDLMLGALQVQG, via the coding sequence ATGCACACCCCTGTTGTCTTCATCGACGGCGACCAAGGCACCACCGGCCTGCAGATCCATGCCCGCTTGCAAGGCCGCAGCGATCTGCGCCTGCTGACCCTGGCCGAAGCCGAGCGCAAAGACCCGCAACGCCGCCGCGAGGCGATCAACAGCGCCGACATCGCCCTGCTGTGCCTGCCCGACGAGGCCGCCCGCGAGGCCGTGACGACGATCCACAACCCGCAGGTGCGGGTGATCGACGCAAGCTCCGCGCACCGCACCACCCCAGGCTGGGTCTATGGCCTGCCGGAGCTCGACGAGCAGCAAGCCGAACGCATCGCGCACAGCAAGCGCGTCAGCAACCCCGGCTGCTACCCCACCGGCGCCATCGCCCTGCTGCGCCCACTGGTCAAGGCTGGCCTGCTGCCAGCGGATTACCCGCTGAACATCCACGCCATCTCCGGCTATTCCGGTGGTGGCCGCGCCGCAGTCGAACGGCATGAGCAGCCCACCGCTGGCAAAACCCCGGCCCTGCAACTGTACGGCCTGGAACTGGCGCACAAGCACGTGCCGGAAATCCAGCAGCACGCCGGGCTGTCGGCGCGGCCGATGTTCATGCCCGGCTACGGTGCCTACCGCCAGGGCATTGTGCTGAGCATCCCGCTGCAGTTGCGCCTGCTGCCCGGCCAGGTCAGTGCCGAGCAGCTGCAGGCCTGCCTGGAGCAGCACTACCAGGGTGCCCGCTACGTGCAGCTGATGCCCCTGCACCAGCACGGCGCAGCGCCGAACCTCGACCCCGAGGCGTTGAACGACAGCAACGACCTGCGCCTGGCGCTTTACGCCAACCCGGAGCACGGCCAGGTGCTGCTGACCGCAGTGTTCGACAACCTCGGCAAAGGTGCCTCCGGCGCGGCGGTGCAAAACCTCGACCTGATGCTCGGTGCATTACAGGTACAAGGCTGA